GGTTGGAGACGCAGCCACGCCATCACCAGGAAATGATGTCATCAGTTTAAGCGTGACCGATTCTACCGGAAACTTCAAACCCTGTGAGTTATGAAAAAATTGCTATTGTCTGTAACACTTTTCACACTGGTATTCATCAATTACTCCGAAGCGCAGCAGGCAGCACCATCCAGCTGGAGTATCGACCTGCTGGGAGGAACCACCTTCGGCCATTTCACCTATGCATCGGAAATCACGCCACATGCAGGGATTCAATTTCGCTATTCTCTGAACCCTGTGGTCTCTCTATATGGAGCCGCAGGTGCAGGTCAGATTGAATACAAGCATGACGACAGATATACCATCAGCTACGAAAACGACTATTTCCACTACGGACTGGGTATGCGAATGAATATGCTGCGCATGCTTGCCGGCCCCAACGCCCTCACCAACCGGGTCGGTGTGTACAGCCTGGCCGGACTCGGAATTATGTACAGCGATGTTGAGGCCACCGGAGAGGTAGTGCCCGGCTTTCCGGGTCAAAGCTACACCGGCAATACACTGCTTTACAAACTGGGCGGCGGAATCACTCTGAAACTCGGCCGGCGCCTGGACTTTTTTGCACAGGCCGAGTGGAATATCGCCAACAGCGATCTGCTTGACGGATTTGAGTCGCCTGCCGGTCAGCCCGTAAGCGGAATCATGTCGAGCAACGACTCCTTTATCAACACCAGTGCCGGATTCAGTTTTAAACTCGGCAGCAGCAAAGCCCAACACGCCGACTGGTACGATCGTGACCACCGTGTGGATCCCCTGGCCATTCAGCTGCAGGAGACCATTCAGCACCTGGAAACCGAAGTTGAACTTACCGGAACCTCGACCGGGAACGCCCTTGAACGGATTCAGAATCTGCAGCGGGCTCTCGATGACATGACGCACCTTGTCGAATCCATTCATTCCGACCAGCTGTTGTCCCAGCATAATCGAATCGAGAATCTCAAGGTGCGGCTTGACATGATGGAAGAAGAACTGGCCGATATCGCTTCAGAAGAAAAGGTAGATGAGACGGTCGAGCGATTTTTCGTTGTCGGGGGAGCCTTCCGGATTCTGGACAATGCCGAAACACTGTACAAACAATTACAGGACAAAGGATATACGGATGCCGGCATCATTCGCGATCGAAGCCGGAATTTCTATCTGGTCGTTTTCAGTGGATACACCTCTCAGCAGGAAGCCAACAGAGCGCTGGAGCGCATCCGCAGAGAAGCCGATCCGAAAGCCTGGATTTACCGTCTGTAATTCGACGTCTCGCCAGGGGATCAACCGACGTATTGCCGATACGGATCAGGGCTCGTCTTCTCCATACAGGAGGCGGGCCAGATCTTCGGCAGCAACATGCTCCGGCAGCAATGCCCTGTTTTGATGCAGCGCCGATGCAATTTCTCCGGGCTCATATCTGATGCCTGACAGTATTTTCCCAATTTGGGATAACCTGTTCTCCTGTTGGCTGTCCATTGTAAAGGTCACTTCCGTGATGTTACCCTTGTTGACCTGCAGATGGACCGTATACGGACCGGCGGCTGTCCGGCCGTTGCGAGACACCTGAAACTTTGGTGACCGGCCTCTGTTCCATTCCCAGCTCAGGTATTTCGTTTCACGGATTTCATGGATTTCCCGGAGGTCGGATTCGCTCAACCCGTACCGGCGGATGGAGATGCCATCCATCACCAGGCCCTCCAGCAGCCTTTGGCGGAAG
The Balneolales bacterium ANBcel1 DNA segment above includes these coding regions:
- a CDS encoding SPOR domain-containing protein, which encodes MKKLLLSVTLFTLVFINYSEAQQAAPSSWSIDLLGGTTFGHFTYASEITPHAGIQFRYSLNPVVSLYGAAGAGQIEYKHDDRYTISYENDYFHYGLGMRMNMLRMLAGPNALTNRVGVYSLAGLGIMYSDVEATGEVVPGFPGQSYTGNTLLYKLGGGITLKLGRRLDFFAQAEWNIANSDLLDGFESPAGQPVSGIMSSNDSFINTSAGFSFKLGSSKAQHADWYDRDHRVDPLAIQLQETIQHLETEVELTGTSTGNALERIQNLQRALDDMTHLVESIHSDQLLSQHNRIENLKVRLDMMEEELADIASEEKVDETVERFFVVGGAFRILDNAETLYKQLQDKGYTDAGIIRDRSRNFYLVVFSGYTSQQEANRALERIRREADPKAWIYRL